The genomic interval TCGTCGGCAAGGACGCGATGGTGTGGCCGATGGTTGCCGCCGGCACCTCCAACGACGACATCAAGATCGCGCGCGAGACCGCGCCGGACTTCGACTACGAGATGGGCGAGGTGACCGAGTAATGTCCCGCCACACCCTGTCCGTCCTCGTCGAGAACAAGCCCGGCGTACTCGCTCGCGTGGCGTCGCTGTTCTCCCGGCGCGGGTTCAACATCGATTCGCTCGCCGTCGGTCCGACCGAGCACTCCGACGTGTCCCGGATGACCATCGTGGTCAACGTCGAGGCGCTGCCGCTCGAGCAGGTGACCAAGCAGCTCAACAAGCTCGTCAACGTGTTGAAGGTCGTCGAGCTCGAGACCGACGCGGCGGTGCAGCGCGAGCTGCTGCTCGTGAAGGTCAAGGCCGAACAGGCCACGCGGTCTCAGGTGTTCGAGATCGTGCAGGTCTTCCGCGCCAAGGTGGTCGACGTGGCGACCGACGCGGTCACCATCGAGGTGACCGGTACGTCGGACAAGCTCGACGCCTTCATCAAGGTGCTCGAGCCTTACGGCATCCGCGAGCTCGTCCAGTCCGGGGTCGTCGCGGTAGGGCGCGGCGCTCGTAGCATTACTGACCGAAGCCTTCGTTCCGTTGAAAGGACCGCATAAGTGCTCCTTGAGCCAGCGACTGCACTACTGCGCGGCGCTCAGCCGGCGACCGGCTTCGTTGTCGTCGGCGTCGATAGCGCCGCTATCGACACCTCCTCCGCCTTGCCGCTCATCCACCTGACCGCCGCGCAGCACGCGCGTCACTGACCCAAGGAGCACTGTGCCCGAGATCTTCTATGACGACGACGCCGACCTGGCACTTGTCCAAGGCCGCAAGGTCGCCATCCTGGGCTACGGCTCGCAGGGCCACGCACACGCGCTGAACCTCCGCGACTCAGGGGTCGACGTCCGCGTCGGCCTGCCCGAGGGGTCGAAGAGCCGCGCTGCCGCTGAGGCCGAGGGGCTTCGCGTCGTGACGCCTTCGGAGGCCTCGGCAGAGGCGGACCTGATCATGGTGCTCGCACCTGACACGGTGCAGCGTCACCTGTTCACCGACGACATCGAGCCGAACCTGAAAGACGGCGACGCGCTGTTCTTCGGCCACGGCTTCAACATCCGCTTCGGCTACATCACCGCGCCCGCGGGCGTCACGGTCGCGATGGTTGCCCCCAAGGGTCCCGGTCACCTGGTACGCCGCCAGTTCCAGGAGGGCCGCGGCGTACCCTGCCTCGTCGCGGTCGAGCAGGACCCGGACGGCAACGGCCAGGCCCTGGCGCTGTCCTACGCCAAGGGCATCGGCGGCACCCGCCCGGGCACGCTGAAGACCACCTTCACCGAGGAGACCGAGACCGACCTGTTCGGCGAGCAGGCCGTCCTCTGCGGTGGTGTCTCCGCGCTCGTGCAGGCCGGGTTCGAGACGCTGACCGAAGCGGGTTACCAGCCCGAGGCGGCGTACTTCGAGTGCCTCCACGAGCTGAAGCTGATCGTCGACCTGATGTACGAGGGCGGCCTCGCCAAGATGCGTTGGTCGATCTCGGACACGGCCGAGTACGGCGACTACTCCCGCGGGCCACGCGTCATCACCGACGCCACGAAGGCGGAGATGAAGCGCATTCTCGGCGAGATCCAGGACGGCACCTTCGCCCGCGAGTGGATCGCGGAGGACGACAACGGGCGGCCGAACTTCGACAAGTACCGCGCCGAAGGCGCGGCCCACCCGATCGAAGAGGTCGGTGGCCGGCTTCGCGGCCTGATGTCCTGGATCCGCACCGACTAGTCCCCGCCCACGTCCGACCCGACACCCGTCGGCCCCTGCACGAAGTAGCA from Mycobacteriales bacterium carries:
- the ilvN gene encoding acetolactate synthase small subunit: MSRHTLSVLVENKPGVLARVASLFSRRGFNIDSLAVGPTEHSDVSRMTIVVNVEALPLEQVTKQLNKLVNVLKVVELETDAAVQRELLLVKVKAEQATRSQVFEIVQVFRAKVVDVATDAVTIEVTGTSDKLDAFIKVLEPYGIRELVQSGVVAVGRGARSITDRSLRSVERTA
- the ilvC gene encoding ketol-acid reductoisomerase — translated: MFYDDDADLALVQGRKVAILGYGSQGHAHALNLRDSGVDVRVGLPEGSKSRAAAEAEGLRVVTPSEASAEADLIMVLAPDTVQRHLFTDDIEPNLKDGDALFFGHGFNIRFGYITAPAGVTVAMVAPKGPGHLVRRQFQEGRGVPCLVAVEQDPDGNGQALALSYAKGIGGTRPGTLKTTFTEETETDLFGEQAVLCGGVSALVQAGFETLTEAGYQPEAAYFECLHELKLIVDLMYEGGLAKMRWSISDTAEYGDYSRGPRVITDATKAEMKRILGEIQDGTFAREWIAEDDNGRPNFDKYRAEGAAHPIEEVGGRLRGLMSWIRTD